A genomic segment from Clostridium pasteurianum BC1 encodes:
- a CDS encoding transposase, with amino-acid sequence MKQMIHGERYEIKDVYIGKEKKLKTRVVLYKLTEEQLKKRSEKCEKNSKKKGIEKSENTIELLGISIYITNIKGDVLGAEQVHEFYSLRWQIELIFKTWKSIFHIQVVKPVKIERFQCQLYGKLILLLVSSAVIFKMRALVLENKELEASEMKVSEIVHEYIDRLYFELIKFPNETFNTLKLVFKNVVE; translated from the coding sequence ATGAAACAGATGATTCATGGGGAACGTTATGAAATTAAGGATGTCTATATCGGTAAGGAAAAGAAGCTCAAAACCAGAGTTGTTTTATATAAACTAACAGAAGAGCAGTTGAAAAAAAGATCAGAAAAATGTGAGAAGAATTCTAAAAAGAAAGGTATAGAAAAGAGTGAAAATACAATTGAATTATTAGGGATATCTATTTATATAACTAATATTAAGGGAGACGTTTTAGGTGCAGAACAAGTCCATGAGTTTTACTCCTTAAGATGGCAAATAGAACTAATTTTTAAAACGTGGAAGTCTATATTTCATATACAGGTTGTAAAGCCAGTTAAGATAGAACGGTTTCAATGTCAGCTTTATGGAAAACTTATTCTACTACTCGTGAGCTCTGCTGTAATATTTAAGATGAGGGCTTTAGTTTTAGAAAATAAAGAGCTTGAAGCCAGTGAAATGAAAGTTTCAGAGATAGTTCATGAATATATTGACAGACTATACTTTGAACTTATAAAATTTCCTAATGAGACTTTCAATACATTAAAGTTAGTATTTAAAAATGTAGTTGAGTAA
- a CDS encoding isoform II, with amino-acid sequence MRIFEVLIIIALVASIINFVFIKYKKLRITLPILAVAACILSLIFEGYRLQMVPAYCLSIVLLVIGIINIYSGIYKVKKVFKIVGITFLMMSLIISIAFPMLFPVINLPKPDGEYSVGTRIMAFTDKSRKGIFTNADTPRELAVQVWYPANVVKDKKVQPYISDSKVSAYICKISGYPNILNQLELDKTNSFLNTGISNKEQKYPVIVFSHGYELFSGQNTVQMEELASHGYVVFSISHTYEASSSTFPQGKIVPFSAKQIKIFNDDANNVAKQFKGDKTSTEFEKYMIQNSKVAEKSVHIWSDDTSFVADEIEKLNNGEIKSIFKDKLDMSNLGLFGHSFGGATAGQASLTDSRFKAFINMDGTPFGDTVNNKVKQPFMILTEGNSKNYLASGYSKDQKNYLIISINGAKHIDFTDYTVTVPALKLLSILGTIDGSRQEKIMNDYVLSFFNKHLKGMKQPLIDEMISKYPEVSVQSR; translated from the coding sequence ATGAGAATTTTTGAAGTACTGATAATTATTGCATTAGTTGCTTCCATTATCAATTTTGTTTTTATAAAGTATAAAAAATTAAGGATTACATTACCTATATTAGCTGTTGCAGCATGCATATTAAGCTTGATTTTTGAGGGATATAGACTGCAAATGGTTCCAGCATATTGTTTATCTATAGTTCTACTTGTTATAGGTATTATTAATATATATTCAGGAATTTATAAAGTGAAAAAGGTATTTAAAATTGTAGGCATAACTTTTCTTATGATGTCATTAATAATATCAATTGCATTTCCAATGCTGTTTCCTGTTATAAATCTTCCTAAGCCAGATGGGGAATATTCCGTAGGAACAAGGATTATGGCTTTTACTGACAAATCAAGAAAGGGTATTTTTACAAACGCTGATACGCCTAGGGAACTTGCAGTACAAGTTTGGTATCCGGCCAATGTAGTAAAAGACAAAAAAGTTCAACCTTACATTTCAGACAGCAAAGTTAGCGCATATATATGCAAAATTTCAGGATATCCCAACATATTGAATCAGCTTGAATTAGATAAAACAAACAGTTTTCTTAATACAGGGATTTCGAATAAAGAACAAAAGTATCCAGTAATAGTATTTTCACACGGATATGAACTATTTAGTGGACAAAACACAGTACAAATGGAGGAATTGGCTAGTCATGGATATGTAGTATTCAGCATATCACATACCTATGAAGCTTCTTCTAGTACATTTCCACAAGGGAAAATTGTACCTTTCAGTGCTAAACAAATAAAAATATTTAATGATGACGCTAACAATGTAGCAAAACAATTTAAAGGAGATAAAACAAGTACTGAATTTGAGAAATATATGATACAAAATTCTAAAGTAGCAGAAAAGAGTGTACATATATGGAGTGATGATACTAGTTTTGTTGCTGATGAGATAGAAAAGCTTAATAATGGAGAAATTAAGAGCATATTCAAGGATAAATTGGATATGTCAAATTTAGGACTATTCGGGCACTCATTCGGTGGTGCTACAGCAGGACAAGCAAGCCTTACAGATAGTAGATTCAAAGCATTTATTAATATGGATGGCACTCCATTTGGTGATACTGTAAATAATAAAGTTAAGCAGCCTTTTATGATTTTAACTGAGGGAAATAGTAAAAACTATCTAGCATCAGGATACTCTAAAGATCAAAAAAACTATCTTATTATATCGATAAATGGAGCAAAACATATTGATTTTACAGATTACACTGTTACTGTACCAGCATTAAAATTACTCTCAATACTTGGTACTATTGATGGAAGTAGGCAGGAGAAAATTATGAATGATTATGTACTTTCATTTTTTAACAAACACCTTAAGGGAATGAAGCAGCCTTTGATTGATGAAATGATTTCTAAATATCCTGAAGTTAGTGTACAATCAAGATGA
- a CDS encoding alpha/beta fold hydrolase, with translation MMKILSTIADNYALHNFHKKYSKKDQFNYNEEEVNKLNSDFSKFYKKPILPKIHYEKDTTENNYEIGKMKFLSEVENEDTNKEALFHYRKYLGTGNNINIIFIHGWKSETLHRLDKLFLDSFIGRRYNIYNYVQPFHMERTPDTSSYSGEYYISADVNRTLKSVQQSVSDIRALINYIKTEKEEKIIIIGLSLGGIVSNLLAETEENIDGLVSLFYGNDLSFTVFESEVGKYIKKDFLKNKFEYNLLKKNWSIINPSLRKPVIDIDKILLISGKDDKVVLNKNTSLVWQNWQNSERYIYKCGHSGTALCKNRLRRDVLKFIDKRV, from the coding sequence ATGATGAAAATACTATCAACTATAGCAGATAATTATGCTTTACATAATTTTCATAAAAAATACAGTAAAAAGGATCAGTTTAATTATAATGAGGAGGAAGTCAATAAACTTAATAGTGACTTCTCGAAGTTTTATAAAAAGCCTATATTACCAAAAATACATTATGAAAAAGATACAACTGAAAATAATTACGAAATAGGAAAAATGAAATTTTTAAGTGAAGTGGAGAATGAAGACACTAATAAAGAAGCGTTATTTCACTATAGAAAATATTTGGGCACAGGTAATAATATAAATATTATTTTTATACATGGTTGGAAATCTGAAACTCTTCATAGATTAGATAAACTTTTTCTAGATAGTTTTATTGGAAGAAGGTATAACATTTATAATTATGTACAACCTTTTCATATGGAAAGAACTCCAGATACATCATCATATAGTGGAGAATATTATATAAGTGCAGATGTAAACAGAACACTAAAGTCTGTGCAACAATCTGTAAGTGATATTAGAGCTTTAATAAATTATATTAAAACTGAAAAAGAAGAAAAAATTATAATCATAGGTTTAAGCTTAGGGGGAATAGTTTCTAATTTGTTAGCTGAAACTGAAGAAAATATTGACGGGTTAGTATCACTGTTTTACGGTAATGATTTATCATTTACAGTATTTGAATCTGAGGTTGGAAAATATATAAAAAAAGATTTCTTGAAAAATAAATTTGAATATAATTTATTAAAAAAAAATTGGAGTATCATCAATCCAAGCTTAAGGAAACCCGTGATAGATATTGATAAAATACTGCTTATATCTGGTAAAGATGATAAAGTTGTTTTGAATAAAAATACAAGTTTGGTATGGCAAAACTGGCAAAATTCAGAAAGATATATATATAAATGCGGTCATTCGGGAACGGCACTTTGTAAAAATAGACTTAGAAGAGATGTTTTAAAATTTATAGATAAGAGAGTGTAG
- a CDS encoding ATP-binding protein has product MTTVGIIILLVAVIIFIKDHKTKSSLWLSGVFFLLGLGTLVVVFETYFRIYLIPKYKLTQNTVDLVYHIAAVYMSLDYFLTPYGILVYGLLHTNIFNKYKKKIIYFVLFLPPFLNFVLVPIKSNFMKTPLERMTYFKILSTWSVTYIFAGIIFLIYSYFKEKSYLMKKYKFKSLLILVPCFLYLALSTILFRALGIENSWEIYSIIMPIMFLGFLYFSFKYGIFGVRFKFTKYNFAFENIMDFVSDSILTLDKNLNVIEFNNEFRKSFLLEDKKYKNFKEIISSSKISKYKDRLINIINESKINNIKAVEILIKTNNGIKYFAVQANPVILYDEYHGTVLVFKDISVHKKNLRLIKENQMQLIEKERLLSLNQLIGGVAHNLKTPLMSSAGGIEIIKRDIERINQYTKDNSQNDINIRKTIDEVNKWSDRITENLIYISNVIDVVKGQVTPYDKDNEDYFTIKEIEKKIMILMDFQIRKSKCKFIKKINIERNIKIKGDINSLVQVLNNLISNAIESVSVKENGTVIFGIYKEINNVIFYIKNNGDKIPENVQKKIFKKMITTKGKNGTGLGLYISKLIVKVMFEGKIYFNTGDEETIFYVEIPLKDMEG; this is encoded by the coding sequence ATGACAACTGTAGGCATAATAATATTATTGGTAGCAGTAATAATTTTTATAAAAGATCATAAAACAAAATCAAGTCTTTGGCTATCAGGTGTGTTTTTTTTGCTTGGGCTTGGAACATTGGTTGTCGTTTTTGAAACGTATTTTAGAATATATCTTATTCCAAAATATAAACTTACCCAAAACACAGTTGATTTAGTATATCATATAGCAGCTGTCTATATGTCACTTGATTATTTTTTAACTCCTTATGGTATATTGGTTTATGGATTATTACATACGAATATATTTAATAAATACAAAAAGAAAATAATATATTTTGTGCTGTTTCTACCACCATTTTTAAATTTTGTATTAGTTCCAATTAAAAGTAATTTTATGAAAACGCCTTTAGAACGTATGACATATTTTAAAATATTGTCAACATGGTCTGTAACTTATATTTTTGCAGGAATTATTTTTTTGATTTATTCGTATTTTAAAGAAAAATCATACTTGATGAAAAAGTATAAATTTAAATCTTTACTTATACTTGTTCCTTGCTTTCTTTATCTTGCACTGTCTACAATACTATTTAGAGCACTTGGAATAGAAAATAGCTGGGAAATTTATTCTATAATAATGCCTATTATGTTTTTGGGATTTTTATATTTTTCATTCAAATATGGAATATTTGGGGTTAGATTTAAGTTCACTAAATACAATTTCGCATTTGAAAATATAATGGATTTTGTATCAGATTCAATTTTAACATTAGATAAAAATCTTAATGTTATAGAATTCAACAATGAATTTAGAAAATCTTTTTTATTAGAAGATAAAAAATATAAAAATTTCAAGGAAATTATAAGTTCTAGTAAAATATCTAAATATAAAGATAGATTGATAAATATAATAAATGAATCAAAAATTAACAATATTAAAGCTGTGGAAATACTAATAAAGACTAATAATGGAATTAAATATTTCGCAGTTCAGGCTAATCCAGTAATATTATATGATGAATACCATGGCACTGTACTTGTATTCAAAGATATTAGTGTCCATAAAAAAAATTTAAGGCTTATAAAAGAAAATCAAATGCAATTAATTGAGAAGGAACGTCTCCTATCCTTAAATCAGCTTATAGGAGGTGTAGCACATAATTTAAAAACACCCTTAATGAGTTCAGCTGGCGGAATTGAAATCATAAAAAGGGATATAGAAAGAATAAACCAATATACTAAAGATAATAGTCAAAATGATATTAATATAAGAAAAACAATAGATGAGGTTAATAAATGGAGTGATAGAATTACAGAAAATTTGATTTATATTTCTAATGTAATAGATGTAGTTAAAGGTCAAGTTACTCCTTATGATAAAGATAATGAGGATTATTTTACTATAAAAGAAATAGAAAAAAAGATTATGATATTAATGGATTTTCAGATTAGAAAAAGTAAATGTAAATTTATAAAAAAAATAAACATAGAAAGAAATATTAAAATTAAGGGTGATATTAACTCTCTGGTCCAAGTTTTAAATAATCTCATATCTAATGCTATAGAATCAGTTTCAGTTAAAGAAAATGGTACTGTAATTTTCGGAATATATAAAGAAATAAATAATGTTATTTTTTACATAAAAAATAATGGCGATAAAATACCTGAAAATGTACAGAAAAAAATATTTAAAAAGATGATTACAACTAAGGGTAAGAACGGTACTGGACTTGGATTATATATATCTAAATTAATAGTAAAAGTTATGTTCGAAGGGAAAATATATTTTAATACAGGTGATGAGGAAACAATTTTTTATGTAGAAATACCTTTAAAGGACATGGAGGGATGA
- a CDS encoding response regulator, whose amino-acid sequence MNQGIKIIIIDDDEALIEAIKDSFEDKYYIEGFTSSKEAIKQLQKKKFDILLLDYYVDEMNGKAIVNEIRKTNKDLYIVLITGYGEEITGTESLEKLNIQNYFEKSGDFKKLITFIEGVIKSIDFFNNKSCTTAERLKKLRKINNLTQDDIAKYLGIGRTTVSQYESGETLPSTPNIIKLAKLYNVTTDYILCYELDVEKK is encoded by the coding sequence ATGAATCAAGGAATAAAAATAATTATAATTGATGATGACGAAGCACTTATTGAAGCTATAAAAGATAGCTTTGAAGATAAATATTATATAGAAGGTTTTACAAGCTCTAAAGAGGCTATTAAGCAATTGCAAAAAAAGAAATTTGATATATTATTATTAGATTACTATGTAGATGAAATGAATGGAAAAGCCATAGTTAATGAAATAAGAAAAACAAATAAAGATTTATATATAGTTTTGATTACAGGGTATGGTGAAGAGATCACAGGAACTGAATCATTAGAAAAACTAAATATACAAAATTATTTTGAAAAAAGTGGAGATTTTAAAAAGTTAATAACATTCATAGAGGGAGTAATAAAATCTATAGATTTTTTTAATAATAAATCTTGTACAACTGCTGAAAGATTAAAAAAATTAAGAAAAATTAACAATTTAACTCAAGATGACATAGCTAAATATTTAGGTATAGGTAGAACAACTGTGAGCCAATACGAATCAGGTGAGACACTTCCATCTACTCCAAACATTATAAAATTAGCTAAATTATATAATGTTACAACAGATTATATTCTTTGTTATGAACTTGATGTAGAAAAAAAATGA
- a CDS encoding helix-turn-helix transcriptional regulator gives MRLSEKLRKLRKINKLSKEQLAEKLNATNQAVSEWELEKIYPDILNLVKLSDIFNISLDELINDDIDIQRKLSK, from the coding sequence ATGAGATTATCTGAAAAACTAAGAAAATTAAGAAAAATAAATAAACTATCTAAAGAGCAATTAGCTGAAAAACTTAATGCTACAAATCAAGCTGTTTCTGAGTGGGAATTAGAAAAAATTTATCCTGATATTTTAAATCTTGTAAAACTTTCTGATATTTTTAATATATCTTTAGATGAATTAATAAACGATGATATAGATATACAAAGAAAATTATCTAAATAA
- a CDS encoding helix-turn-helix domain-containing protein, with protein sequence MRKLTMLRLEKNLTQEKLATYIGKSRSTLSSYENGKITPPYKTILKLKKILNYFGDDLLKEVDYKKNN encoded by the coding sequence ATGCGAAAATTAACAATGTTAAGACTTGAAAAAAATTTAACACAGGAAAAATTAGCAACGTATATAGGAAAAAGCAGAAGCACATTATCTTCATATGAAAATGGAAAAATTACTCCACCTTATAAAACTATATTAAAACTTAAAAAAATACTAAATTACTTTGGAGATGATTTACTTAAAGAAGTAGATTACAAAAAAAATAATTAA
- a CDS encoding PLP-dependent aminotransferase family protein, which translates to MIEITPYLDSNKDVSLYIQLYEYIKNEIQIGTIKVGEKLPSKRNLAKHLCIGQNTVISAYEQLCAEGYLESKQRKGIFVAMTEHDLFETTQNVVELNKNSKQKDSYKYKIDFSLGNIDLDYFPYALWRKMSIASLDADQRGLFLNGDSQGEECLRKKISMYIFQSRGVKCLPEQIVIGAGTQFLLSLLYKLIGKEYEYAIEDPGFYKARIALKDQGAIVHPISLDDEGINIKQLRKSAARVAYVTPSHQFPYGMVMSISRRMELLKWAEEIDGYIIEDDFDSEFRYKGNPIPSLKGLDSKERVIYTGTFSKSLIPSIRLSFVVLPQRLLQVYNEHFTIYNQTVSRFHQYTLYKFMKDGYWSSHLNKMRTLYRKKQKLLLSAINNYMGKNVEIIGFKSGLHILLCVKNGMSEEELMQSAHKLDIKVCPTSIYYNLYENSLPSKIILGFSGVKETQIDEGIKLLKKAWLI; encoded by the coding sequence ATGATAGAAATTACGCCATACTTGGACAGTAATAAAGATGTATCATTATATATTCAACTTTATGAATACATTAAAAATGAAATCCAAATTGGAACAATTAAAGTTGGAGAAAAACTACCCTCGAAAAGAAATCTGGCAAAGCATCTATGTATTGGTCAAAATACGGTTATATCAGCTTATGAACAATTGTGTGCAGAAGGGTATTTGGAAAGCAAACAGCGCAAAGGTATATTTGTTGCAATGACAGAGCATGACTTATTTGAAACCACCCAAAATGTTGTTGAGCTTAACAAAAACAGCAAACAAAAGGATTCATATAAATACAAAATCGATTTTAGTCTGGGTAATATAGATTTGGACTACTTCCCTTACGCTCTATGGAGAAAAATGTCAATTGCTTCTTTAGATGCTGACCAAAGGGGCCTTTTTTTAAATGGTGACTCACAAGGTGAAGAGTGCTTACGAAAAAAAATATCTATGTATATTTTTCAATCAAGAGGAGTTAAATGTTTGCCTGAACAGATAGTTATTGGAGCTGGGACACAATTTCTACTTTCATTGCTGTATAAATTGATTGGAAAAGAATATGAATATGCAATTGAGGACCCTGGATTTTATAAAGCAAGAATTGCCTTAAAAGACCAAGGGGCTATAGTACATCCTATTTCTTTAGATGATGAAGGTATAAATATTAAACAATTAAGGAAGAGTGCAGCAAGAGTTGCCTATGTCACTCCTTCACACCAATTTCCTTACGGAATGGTTATGTCAATTTCACGCAGAATGGAACTTTTAAAGTGGGCTGAGGAAATAGATGGATATATTATCGAAGATGATTTTGATAGTGAATTCAGATATAAAGGAAATCCAATACCATCTCTAAAAGGTTTAGATTCAAAGGAAAGAGTTATTTATACTGGAACGTTCTCAAAATCTCTAATTCCTTCAATTAGATTAAGTTTCGTAGTTTTACCTCAGAGATTATTACAAGTGTATAATGAGCATTTTACAATATATAATCAAACAGTATCTCGATTTCATCAATATACACTATATAAATTCATGAAAGATGGATACTGGTCAAGTCATTTAAATAAAATGAGAACTTTATATCGTAAGAAACAGAAATTGCTTCTTTCTGCAATTAATAACTATATGGGAAAAAATGTTGAAATTATTGGCTTTAAATCAGGGTTACATATATTACTATGTGTTAAGAACGGTATGTCAGAGGAGGAACTCATGCAAAGTGCACACAAACTAGATATAAAAGTTTGTCCAACTTCAATTTATTATAACTTGTATGAAAATAGTCTACCTTCTAAAATTATTTTAGGATTTAGTGGTGTGAAGGAAACGCAAATTGATGAAGGTATTAAATTGTTAAAAAAGGCATGGCTAATATAA